One window of Mauremys mutica isolate MM-2020 ecotype Southern chromosome 20, ASM2049712v1, whole genome shotgun sequence genomic DNA carries:
- the LOC123353702 gene encoding DENN domain-containing protein 1B-like isoform X1 encodes MGSRIKENPQKTFDLFFEAACPTSADDDPQVLRQFPEEFDDQESIQMLPKFCFPFDIERVKESSVVQNFTFALTDLEGNQRFGFCRLAGGFRTCLCILSYLPWFEVFYKILNNIADHLAKEQLNELTELLSALYCHPVPQLNSPVNLEFDQKLNKLRISTGSFLNGRHRDRSQEPAGGTESPSYFIAPDLGSLPTIPESRNLTEFVVAVDVPNMLQLYGSMLYERRILLTSSKLSTLTACVQASSAMLYPMYWQHIYIPTLPPHLLDYCCAPMPYLIGVHSSLMERVRGKALEDVVILNIDTNTLESPFQDLENLPSDVVSLLKLQLKKQSATTGDGVARAFLRAQALLFGGYRDALLCTPGQPISFCQESFLNHKSSTMREFLLNAVHLQLFKQFIDERLEKLNAGVGFSDVFEQEITNSGLAAGNLRSYQLWVESLKKGGGALIHTMKNKTNPAVRNMYKYAKSHARDRLKEMRSRLRYRDLGQASSLQRGGSLKCDQLSGPILPRSTQSECLQSRLPITQHFGKVRDCETASRPLRPNKRCSGMELEAQRAAPAEGHEAPLGSDAIPDGGELDKSFLETGEIDLLGEIFETLSLAAPSGRGLLYGTRSLDFCNMEEGGCYTRLRHTNPSEENLSRRQARDHECWLLAEEDDSSLEFAPPSSEEASLAEEEAGDSQHALLLPAKATRPASGMWDRGINEDEEGPPQPAEGVATLRVPWHKPFQLGEEELGGRAAGGQGGAGAELTPTTGSLGPPEEEGTGGHPEAATTGPESGQGVCRAEPCPKQDSPAPEVEPRPEQDSPTPEVEPRPEQDSPAPEVEPHPEQDSPAPDIEPHLPPDSPSSPRVQSAVALFQAKVCRQTDFRGGVPRLGAGATLPSSSWPELEEASQPPALPKVSELKKRFES; translated from the exons gGAAAATCCCCAGAAGACATTTGATTTGTTCTTCGAGGCAGCCTGCCCCACGTCTGCAGATGACG ACCCCCAGGTGCTGAGGCAGTTCCCAGAGGAGTTCGATGACCAG GAATCCATCCAGATGCTGCCCAAATTCTGCTTCCCCTTCGACATAGAGAG ggtAAAGGAGAGCTCCGTGGTGCAGAACTTCACCTTCGCCCTCACCGATCTGGAGGGGAACCAGCGCTTCGGGTTCTGCCGCCTGGCCGGGGGCTTCCGGACCTGCCTCTGCATCCTCAG TTACCTGCCGTGGTTTGAAGTTTTCTACAAGATCCTCAACAACATTGCCGACCACTTAGCCAAGGAGCAG CTGAATGAACTGACCGAGCTCCTCTCCGCCCTCTATtgccaccccgtgccccagctgAACAGCCCCGTCAACCTCGAATTT GACCAGAAGTTGAACAAACTGAGAATAAGCACCGGCAGCTTTCTGAATGGCCGACACAGAGACCGGAGCCAGGAGCCGGCAGGCGGGACCGAGTCG CCCTCCTACTTCATTGCCCCGGACCTCGGCAGCCTGCCTACCATCCCGGAGAGC CGGAACCTGACGGAGTTCGTGGTGGCCGTGGATGTGCCCAACATGCTGCAGCTGTACGGGAGCATGCTGTACGAGCGGCGCATCCTGCTCACCTCCAGCAAGCTCAGCacg CTCACGGCCTGcgtccaggcctcctccgccatGCTCTACCCCATGTACTGGCAGCACATCTACATCCCCACGCTGCCCCCACACCTGCTCGACTACTGCTG CGCCCCTATGCCCTACCTCATCGGTGTCCACTCCAGCCTCATGGAG AGGGTGCGGGGCAAGGCCTTGGAGGACGTGGTGATCCTCAACATCGACACCAACACGCTGGAGTCGCCCTTCCAGGACCTGGAGAATCTCCCGAGCGACGTG GTGTCTCTGCTGAAGCTCCAGCTGAAGAAGCAGTCGGCCACCACTGGCGATGGGGTGGCCCGAGCCTTCCTCCGAGCCCAGGCGCTGCTCTTCGGCGGCTACCGCGACGCGCTGCTTTGCACCCCG ggccagCCCATCTCTTTCTGCCAAGAGTCCTTCCTCAACCATAAGTCGAGCACCATGCGGGAGTTCCTGCTCAACGCCGTGCACCTGCAGCTCTTCAAACAG TTCATCGACGAGCGCCTGGAGAAGCTGAATGCCGGCGTGGGCTTTTCGGATGTGTTTGAGCAGGAAATCACCAACAGCGGGTTGGCGGCGG GTAACCTGAGGTCGTACCAGCTGTGGGTGGAGAGCCTCAAG AAAGGCGGAGGGGCCCTGATCCACACTATGAAGAACAAGACGAACCCAGCCGTCAGGAACATGTACAAATAC gCCAAGAGCCACGCCCGAGACAGGCTGAAGGAGATGCGAAGTCGCTTGAGGTACAGG gACTTGGGCCAGGCTTCATCCCTGCAGCGAGGCGGCTCCCTGAAGTGTGACCAGCTCTCAGGCCCCATCCTCCCCCGGAGCACCCAGTCCGAGTGCCTGCAAAGCCGGCTGCCCATCACCCAGCACTTTGGGAAGGTCAGAGACTGCGAAACCGCT TCCCGACCCCTGCGACCCAATAAACGCTGCAGCGGGATGGAGCTGGAGGCCCAGAG GGCTGCCCCGGCAGAAGGCCATGAGGCTCCCCTGGGCTCTGATGCCATCCCTGATGGGGGGGAGCTGGACAAGAGCTTCCTGGAGACGGGCGAGATCGACCTGCTGGGCGAGATCTTCGAGACGCTGAGCCTGGCAGCGCCCAGTGGCCGGGGGCTGCTCTACGGGACTCGCAGCCTGGACTTCTGCAACATGGAGGAGGGCGGCTGCTACACCAGG CTGAGGCACACGAACCCCAGTGAGGAGAACCTGAGCAGGCGCCAGGCCCGGGACCACGAGTGCTGGCTGCTGGCCGAGGAGGACGACTCGTCCCTGGAGTTCGCCCCCCCCTCTTCAGAGGAGGCCTCCCTGGCCGAGGAGGAGGCTGGGGACTCCCAGCATGCTTTGCTGCTGCCCGCCAAGGCCACGCGCCCGGCGAGCGGGATGTGGGACCGCGGGATCAATGAGGATGAGGAGGGCCCTCCCCAGCCAGCTGAGGGGGTAGCAACGCTCAGGGTGCCCTGGCACAAGCCCTTCCAGctcggggaggaggagctggggggcagggcagccggggggcagggaggggctggggcagagctgacaccaaccaCGGGCTCTCTGGGGCCGCCTGAAGAAGAGGGCACAGGAGGCCACCCTGAAGCAGCCACTACAGGGCCAGAGTctgggcagggggtgtgcagggcagagccctgccccaaaCAGGATAGCCCCGCCCCTGAGGTAGAGCCCCGCCCTGAACAGGATAGCCCCACCCCTGAGGTAGAGCCCCGCCCCGAACAGGATAGCCCTGCCCCTGAGGTAGAGCCCCACCCCGAACAGGATAGCCCCGCCCCTGACATTGAGCCCCACCTCCCACCCGATAGCCCCTCCTCCCCTAGGGTCCAGTCAGCTGTGGCTCTGTTCCAGGCCAAAGTCTGCAGACAAACTGACTTCAGGGGCGGGGTCCCccggcttggggcaggggccaccCTGCCCAGCTCATCCTGGCCGGAGCTGGAAGaagcctcccagcccccggccctgcccaagGTATCGGAGCTGAAGAAGAGGTTTGAGTCCTAA
- the LOC123353702 gene encoding DENN domain-containing protein 1B-like isoform X3 translates to MGSRIKENPQKTFDLFFEAACPTSADDDPQVLRQFPEEFDDQESIQMLPKFCFPFDIERVKESSVVQNFTFALTDLEGNQRFGFCRLAGGFRTCLCILSYLPWFEVFYKILNNIADHLAKEQLNELTELLSALYCHPVPQLNSPVNLEFPSYFIAPDLGSLPTIPESRNLTEFVVAVDVPNMLQLYGSMLYERRILLTSSKLSTLTACVQASSAMLYPMYWQHIYIPTLPPHLLDYCCAPMPYLIGVHSSLMERVRGKALEDVVILNIDTNTLESPFQDLENLPSDVVSLLKLQLKKQSATTGDGVARAFLRAQALLFGGYRDALLCTPGQPISFCQESFLNHKSSTMREFLLNAVHLQLFKQFIDERLEKLNAGVGFSDVFEQEITNSGLAAGNLRSYQLWVESLKKGGGALIHTMKNKTNPAVRNMYKYAKSHARDRLKEMRSRLRYRDLGQASSLQRGGSLKCDQLSGPILPRSTQSECLQSRLPITQHFGKVRDCETASRPLRPNKRCSGMELEAQRAAPAEGHEAPLGSDAIPDGGELDKSFLETGEIDLLGEIFETLSLAAPSGRGLLYGTRSLDFCNMEEGGCYTRLRHTNPSEENLSRRQARDHECWLLAEEDDSSLEFAPPSSEEASLAEEEAGDSQHALLLPAKATRPASGMWDRGINEDEEGPPQPAEGVATLRVPWHKPFQLGEEELGGRAAGGQGGAGAELTPTTGSLGPPEEEGTGGHPEAATTGPESGQGVCRAEPCPKQDSPAPEVEPRPEQDSPTPEVEPRPEQDSPAPEVEPHPEQDSPAPDIEPHLPPDSPSSPRVQSAVALFQAKVCRQTDFRGGVPRLGAGATLPSSSWPELEEASQPPALPKVSELKKRFES, encoded by the exons gGAAAATCCCCAGAAGACATTTGATTTGTTCTTCGAGGCAGCCTGCCCCACGTCTGCAGATGACG ACCCCCAGGTGCTGAGGCAGTTCCCAGAGGAGTTCGATGACCAG GAATCCATCCAGATGCTGCCCAAATTCTGCTTCCCCTTCGACATAGAGAG ggtAAAGGAGAGCTCCGTGGTGCAGAACTTCACCTTCGCCCTCACCGATCTGGAGGGGAACCAGCGCTTCGGGTTCTGCCGCCTGGCCGGGGGCTTCCGGACCTGCCTCTGCATCCTCAG TTACCTGCCGTGGTTTGAAGTTTTCTACAAGATCCTCAACAACATTGCCGACCACTTAGCCAAGGAGCAG CTGAATGAACTGACCGAGCTCCTCTCCGCCCTCTATtgccaccccgtgccccagctgAACAGCCCCGTCAACCTCGAATTT CCCTCCTACTTCATTGCCCCGGACCTCGGCAGCCTGCCTACCATCCCGGAGAGC CGGAACCTGACGGAGTTCGTGGTGGCCGTGGATGTGCCCAACATGCTGCAGCTGTACGGGAGCATGCTGTACGAGCGGCGCATCCTGCTCACCTCCAGCAAGCTCAGCacg CTCACGGCCTGcgtccaggcctcctccgccatGCTCTACCCCATGTACTGGCAGCACATCTACATCCCCACGCTGCCCCCACACCTGCTCGACTACTGCTG CGCCCCTATGCCCTACCTCATCGGTGTCCACTCCAGCCTCATGGAG AGGGTGCGGGGCAAGGCCTTGGAGGACGTGGTGATCCTCAACATCGACACCAACACGCTGGAGTCGCCCTTCCAGGACCTGGAGAATCTCCCGAGCGACGTG GTGTCTCTGCTGAAGCTCCAGCTGAAGAAGCAGTCGGCCACCACTGGCGATGGGGTGGCCCGAGCCTTCCTCCGAGCCCAGGCGCTGCTCTTCGGCGGCTACCGCGACGCGCTGCTTTGCACCCCG ggccagCCCATCTCTTTCTGCCAAGAGTCCTTCCTCAACCATAAGTCGAGCACCATGCGGGAGTTCCTGCTCAACGCCGTGCACCTGCAGCTCTTCAAACAG TTCATCGACGAGCGCCTGGAGAAGCTGAATGCCGGCGTGGGCTTTTCGGATGTGTTTGAGCAGGAAATCACCAACAGCGGGTTGGCGGCGG GTAACCTGAGGTCGTACCAGCTGTGGGTGGAGAGCCTCAAG AAAGGCGGAGGGGCCCTGATCCACACTATGAAGAACAAGACGAACCCAGCCGTCAGGAACATGTACAAATAC gCCAAGAGCCACGCCCGAGACAGGCTGAAGGAGATGCGAAGTCGCTTGAGGTACAGG gACTTGGGCCAGGCTTCATCCCTGCAGCGAGGCGGCTCCCTGAAGTGTGACCAGCTCTCAGGCCCCATCCTCCCCCGGAGCACCCAGTCCGAGTGCCTGCAAAGCCGGCTGCCCATCACCCAGCACTTTGGGAAGGTCAGAGACTGCGAAACCGCT TCCCGACCCCTGCGACCCAATAAACGCTGCAGCGGGATGGAGCTGGAGGCCCAGAG GGCTGCCCCGGCAGAAGGCCATGAGGCTCCCCTGGGCTCTGATGCCATCCCTGATGGGGGGGAGCTGGACAAGAGCTTCCTGGAGACGGGCGAGATCGACCTGCTGGGCGAGATCTTCGAGACGCTGAGCCTGGCAGCGCCCAGTGGCCGGGGGCTGCTCTACGGGACTCGCAGCCTGGACTTCTGCAACATGGAGGAGGGCGGCTGCTACACCAGG CTGAGGCACACGAACCCCAGTGAGGAGAACCTGAGCAGGCGCCAGGCCCGGGACCACGAGTGCTGGCTGCTGGCCGAGGAGGACGACTCGTCCCTGGAGTTCGCCCCCCCCTCTTCAGAGGAGGCCTCCCTGGCCGAGGAGGAGGCTGGGGACTCCCAGCATGCTTTGCTGCTGCCCGCCAAGGCCACGCGCCCGGCGAGCGGGATGTGGGACCGCGGGATCAATGAGGATGAGGAGGGCCCTCCCCAGCCAGCTGAGGGGGTAGCAACGCTCAGGGTGCCCTGGCACAAGCCCTTCCAGctcggggaggaggagctggggggcagggcagccggggggcagggaggggctggggcagagctgacaccaaccaCGGGCTCTCTGGGGCCGCCTGAAGAAGAGGGCACAGGAGGCCACCCTGAAGCAGCCACTACAGGGCCAGAGTctgggcagggggtgtgcagggcagagccctgccccaaaCAGGATAGCCCCGCCCCTGAGGTAGAGCCCCGCCCTGAACAGGATAGCCCCACCCCTGAGGTAGAGCCCCGCCCCGAACAGGATAGCCCTGCCCCTGAGGTAGAGCCCCACCCCGAACAGGATAGCCCCGCCCCTGACATTGAGCCCCACCTCCCACCCGATAGCCCCTCCTCCCCTAGGGTCCAGTCAGCTGTGGCTCTGTTCCAGGCCAAAGTCTGCAGACAAACTGACTTCAGGGGCGGGGTCCCccggcttggggcaggggccaccCTGCCCAGCTCATCCTGGCCGGAGCTGGAAGaagcctcccagcccccggccctgcccaagGTATCGGAGCTGAAGAAGAGGTTTGAGTCCTAA
- the LOC123353702 gene encoding DENN domain-containing protein 1B-like isoform X2, with translation MGSRIKENPQKTFDLFFEAACPTSADDDPQVLRQFPEEFDDQESIQMLPKFCFPFDIERVKESSVVQNFTFALTDLEGNQRFGFCRLAGGFRTCLCILSYLPWFEVFYKILNNIADHLAKEQLNELTELLSALYCHPVPQLNSPVNLEFDQKLNKLRISTGSFLNGRHRDRSQEPAGGTESPSYFIAPDLGSLPTIPESRNLTEFVVAVDVPNMLQLYGSMLYERRILLTSSKLSTLTACVQASSAMLYPMYWQHIYIPTLPPHLLDYCCAPMPYLIGVHSSLMERVRGKALEDVVILNIDTNTLESPFQDLENLPSDVVSLLKLQLKKQSATTGDGVARAFLRAQALLFGGYRDALLCTPGQPISFCQESFLNHKSSTMREFLLNAVHLQLFKQFIDERLEKLNAGVGFSDVFEQEITNSGLAAGNLRSYQLWVESLKKGGGALIHTMKNKTNPAVRNMYKYAKSHARDRLKEMRSRLRYRDLGQASSLQRGGSLKCDQLSGPILPRSTQSECLQSRLPITQHFGKSRPLRPNKRCSGMELEAQRAAPAEGHEAPLGSDAIPDGGELDKSFLETGEIDLLGEIFETLSLAAPSGRGLLYGTRSLDFCNMEEGGCYTRLRHTNPSEENLSRRQARDHECWLLAEEDDSSLEFAPPSSEEASLAEEEAGDSQHALLLPAKATRPASGMWDRGINEDEEGPPQPAEGVATLRVPWHKPFQLGEEELGGRAAGGQGGAGAELTPTTGSLGPPEEEGTGGHPEAATTGPESGQGVCRAEPCPKQDSPAPEVEPRPEQDSPTPEVEPRPEQDSPAPEVEPHPEQDSPAPDIEPHLPPDSPSSPRVQSAVALFQAKVCRQTDFRGGVPRLGAGATLPSSSWPELEEASQPPALPKVSELKKRFES, from the exons gGAAAATCCCCAGAAGACATTTGATTTGTTCTTCGAGGCAGCCTGCCCCACGTCTGCAGATGACG ACCCCCAGGTGCTGAGGCAGTTCCCAGAGGAGTTCGATGACCAG GAATCCATCCAGATGCTGCCCAAATTCTGCTTCCCCTTCGACATAGAGAG ggtAAAGGAGAGCTCCGTGGTGCAGAACTTCACCTTCGCCCTCACCGATCTGGAGGGGAACCAGCGCTTCGGGTTCTGCCGCCTGGCCGGGGGCTTCCGGACCTGCCTCTGCATCCTCAG TTACCTGCCGTGGTTTGAAGTTTTCTACAAGATCCTCAACAACATTGCCGACCACTTAGCCAAGGAGCAG CTGAATGAACTGACCGAGCTCCTCTCCGCCCTCTATtgccaccccgtgccccagctgAACAGCCCCGTCAACCTCGAATTT GACCAGAAGTTGAACAAACTGAGAATAAGCACCGGCAGCTTTCTGAATGGCCGACACAGAGACCGGAGCCAGGAGCCGGCAGGCGGGACCGAGTCG CCCTCCTACTTCATTGCCCCGGACCTCGGCAGCCTGCCTACCATCCCGGAGAGC CGGAACCTGACGGAGTTCGTGGTGGCCGTGGATGTGCCCAACATGCTGCAGCTGTACGGGAGCATGCTGTACGAGCGGCGCATCCTGCTCACCTCCAGCAAGCTCAGCacg CTCACGGCCTGcgtccaggcctcctccgccatGCTCTACCCCATGTACTGGCAGCACATCTACATCCCCACGCTGCCCCCACACCTGCTCGACTACTGCTG CGCCCCTATGCCCTACCTCATCGGTGTCCACTCCAGCCTCATGGAG AGGGTGCGGGGCAAGGCCTTGGAGGACGTGGTGATCCTCAACATCGACACCAACACGCTGGAGTCGCCCTTCCAGGACCTGGAGAATCTCCCGAGCGACGTG GTGTCTCTGCTGAAGCTCCAGCTGAAGAAGCAGTCGGCCACCACTGGCGATGGGGTGGCCCGAGCCTTCCTCCGAGCCCAGGCGCTGCTCTTCGGCGGCTACCGCGACGCGCTGCTTTGCACCCCG ggccagCCCATCTCTTTCTGCCAAGAGTCCTTCCTCAACCATAAGTCGAGCACCATGCGGGAGTTCCTGCTCAACGCCGTGCACCTGCAGCTCTTCAAACAG TTCATCGACGAGCGCCTGGAGAAGCTGAATGCCGGCGTGGGCTTTTCGGATGTGTTTGAGCAGGAAATCACCAACAGCGGGTTGGCGGCGG GTAACCTGAGGTCGTACCAGCTGTGGGTGGAGAGCCTCAAG AAAGGCGGAGGGGCCCTGATCCACACTATGAAGAACAAGACGAACCCAGCCGTCAGGAACATGTACAAATAC gCCAAGAGCCACGCCCGAGACAGGCTGAAGGAGATGCGAAGTCGCTTGAGGTACAGG gACTTGGGCCAGGCTTCATCCCTGCAGCGAGGCGGCTCCCTGAAGTGTGACCAGCTCTCAGGCCCCATCCTCCCCCGGAGCACCCAGTCCGAGTGCCTGCAAAGCCGGCTGCCCATCACCCAGCACTTTGGGAAG TCCCGACCCCTGCGACCCAATAAACGCTGCAGCGGGATGGAGCTGGAGGCCCAGAG GGCTGCCCCGGCAGAAGGCCATGAGGCTCCCCTGGGCTCTGATGCCATCCCTGATGGGGGGGAGCTGGACAAGAGCTTCCTGGAGACGGGCGAGATCGACCTGCTGGGCGAGATCTTCGAGACGCTGAGCCTGGCAGCGCCCAGTGGCCGGGGGCTGCTCTACGGGACTCGCAGCCTGGACTTCTGCAACATGGAGGAGGGCGGCTGCTACACCAGG CTGAGGCACACGAACCCCAGTGAGGAGAACCTGAGCAGGCGCCAGGCCCGGGACCACGAGTGCTGGCTGCTGGCCGAGGAGGACGACTCGTCCCTGGAGTTCGCCCCCCCCTCTTCAGAGGAGGCCTCCCTGGCCGAGGAGGAGGCTGGGGACTCCCAGCATGCTTTGCTGCTGCCCGCCAAGGCCACGCGCCCGGCGAGCGGGATGTGGGACCGCGGGATCAATGAGGATGAGGAGGGCCCTCCCCAGCCAGCTGAGGGGGTAGCAACGCTCAGGGTGCCCTGGCACAAGCCCTTCCAGctcggggaggaggagctggggggcagggcagccggggggcagggaggggctggggcagagctgacaccaaccaCGGGCTCTCTGGGGCCGCCTGAAGAAGAGGGCACAGGAGGCCACCCTGAAGCAGCCACTACAGGGCCAGAGTctgggcagggggtgtgcagggcagagccctgccccaaaCAGGATAGCCCCGCCCCTGAGGTAGAGCCCCGCCCTGAACAGGATAGCCCCACCCCTGAGGTAGAGCCCCGCCCCGAACAGGATAGCCCTGCCCCTGAGGTAGAGCCCCACCCCGAACAGGATAGCCCCGCCCCTGACATTGAGCCCCACCTCCCACCCGATAGCCCCTCCTCCCCTAGGGTCCAGTCAGCTGTGGCTCTGTTCCAGGCCAAAGTCTGCAGACAAACTGACTTCAGGGGCGGGGTCCCccggcttggggcaggggccaccCTGCCCAGCTCATCCTGGCCGGAGCTGGAAGaagcctcccagcccccggccctgcccaagGTATCGGAGCTGAAGAAGAGGTTTGAGTCCTAA